A single window of Acidobacteriota bacterium DNA harbors:
- a CDS encoding MarR family transcriptional regulator encodes MCAKPKDPHACEAWQLLVQFSFTQRASLPAMAAELELSPAQCHLLNLIEPGRPMPMGQLAGALACDASNVTGLVDRLESRGLIQRSPSAEDRRVKVISLTPIGARLRAALIQRMTVAPPTLARLSPEEQQALVRLLRRLVE; translated from the coding sequence ATGTGCGCCAAGCCCAAGGACCCTCACGCGTGTGAAGCGTGGCAGCTCCTGGTGCAGTTTTCGTTCACGCAGCGCGCCAGCCTGCCGGCCATGGCCGCCGAATTGGAGTTGTCGCCCGCGCAGTGCCACCTGCTGAACCTGATCGAGCCGGGCCGGCCCATGCCAATGGGGCAGTTGGCCGGCGCCCTGGCCTGTGACGCCTCGAATGTGACCGGGTTGGTGGATCGCCTGGAGTCGCGGGGCTTGATTCAGCGCAGCCCTTCCGCCGAGGACCGGCGGGTCAAGGTGATCAGCCTGACGCCGATTGGCGCGCGTCTCCGCGCGGCGTTGATCCAGCGGATGACGGTTGCACCACCCACCCTGGCCCGGCTGTCGCCGGAAGAGCAGCAGGCGCTGGTGCGGCTGCTGCGACGCCTCGTTGAGTAG
- the lon gene encoding endopeptidase La, translating to MTSYKLISLDETVVFPGMPVTLSVDAGADSHVLLLPKRGRDYAKVGVVAEVTERAKLPGGRGYAVSLMGLHRAVPGAASTDRDGRLRVDVDEAREVEPPASLTHDLEHEYRAVVEEILQLRGDDGRISAFLRSITGASALADTAGYSPDLGLEQKIDLLETLDVVERLTLAVRLQKERLTELQLRKRIREDVDSGAQKQQREYFLNRQMDAIRKELGQNEASVAEEYRKQIAAAGMPEKVQQQAERELARFERMGDANAESSMIRTYLDWLLAVPWAKRSDERLDPIYARQVLDADHAGLDDVKSRITEYLAVRKLRAERGLSDDKRSGAILTLVGPPGTGKTSIGESIARATGRQFVRMSLGGVRDEAEIRGHRRTYIGALPGRLVRALRDAGTMNPVIMLDEVDKLGADWRGDPSAALLEVLDPAQNHAFGDHYLDVEIDLSHVLFIATANVADRIPGPLLDRMEVIPFDGYTVEEKVSIARGYLWPRQVEQNGLVADDVTTTDDVLRLVVSEYTREAGVRQLEREIGTLLRKTAASVATATSAGPVVIDEAAVRRALGRQKVFHEVAARTATPGVATGLAVTGVGGDVLFVEAASMAGSGGLVLTGQLGDVMKESARIALTYVRSHAAPLDIPDDAFFGKEFHLHVPAGAVPKDGPSAGVTMVTALASLLTGRPVKSTVGMTGEVTLQGRVLPIGGLKQKVLAAHAAGLTEVILPSRNAPDLADVPADVRDQMRFHAVSTIDEVLALALEPAVLAQAA from the coding sequence ATGACTTCGTACAAGCTGATTTCCCTCGACGAGACGGTGGTGTTCCCCGGCATGCCGGTCACCCTCTCGGTCGACGCCGGTGCCGATTCCCACGTCCTGCTGCTGCCCAAGCGCGGCCGCGACTACGCCAAGGTCGGCGTCGTCGCCGAAGTCACCGAGCGCGCGAAGCTCCCGGGCGGCCGCGGCTACGCCGTGTCGCTGATGGGCCTGCACCGCGCCGTGCCCGGCGCCGCCAGCACCGACCGCGATGGGCGCCTGCGCGTCGACGTGGACGAGGCCCGCGAAGTCGAGCCGCCGGCCAGCCTCACCCACGACCTCGAGCACGAGTACCGCGCCGTGGTCGAAGAGATCCTGCAACTGCGCGGCGACGATGGGCGCATCAGCGCCTTCCTGCGATCGATTACGGGGGCCAGCGCCCTGGCTGATACCGCCGGCTACTCGCCCGACCTGGGCCTCGAACAGAAAATCGACCTGCTCGAGACCCTCGACGTGGTCGAGCGGCTGACGCTCGCGGTCCGGTTGCAGAAAGAGCGCCTCACCGAACTGCAGCTGCGCAAGCGCATCCGCGAGGACGTGGATTCCGGCGCCCAGAAGCAGCAGCGCGAGTACTTCCTGAACCGGCAGATGGATGCCATCCGCAAGGAGCTCGGCCAGAACGAAGCCTCCGTGGCCGAGGAATACCGCAAGCAGATTGCCGCCGCCGGCATGCCCGAGAAGGTCCAGCAGCAGGCCGAACGTGAGCTGGCGCGGTTTGAGCGGATGGGCGACGCCAACGCCGAATCGTCCATGATCCGCACCTATCTCGACTGGCTGCTGGCCGTGCCGTGGGCCAAGCGCTCTGACGAGCGCCTCGACCCGATCTACGCCCGGCAGGTGCTCGACGCCGACCACGCCGGCCTGGACGACGTGAAGTCGCGCATCACCGAATACCTGGCGGTTCGCAAGCTGCGGGCCGAGCGCGGCCTGTCGGATGACAAGCGCTCGGGCGCCATCCTCACGCTGGTGGGCCCGCCGGGCACCGGCAAGACCTCGATTGGCGAGTCGATCGCCCGCGCCACCGGCCGCCAGTTCGTGCGGATGTCGCTTGGCGGCGTTCGAGACGAAGCGGAGATTCGCGGCCATCGCCGCACCTACATCGGCGCGCTGCCCGGCCGGCTCGTCCGGGCCTTGCGCGACGCCGGCACCATGAACCCGGTGATCATGCTGGACGAGGTGGACAAGCTCGGCGCCGACTGGCGCGGCGACCCGTCGGCCGCGCTGCTGGAAGTGCTGGACCCGGCGCAGAACCACGCCTTCGGCGATCACTATCTCGACGTCGAGATCGACCTGTCGCACGTGTTGTTCATCGCCACGGCCAACGTCGCCGACCGCATTCCCGGCCCGCTGCTGGATCGCATGGAGGTGATTCCCTTCGACGGCTACACCGTTGAGGAGAAGGTCTCGATCGCCCGCGGCTATCTGTGGCCGCGGCAGGTCGAACAGAACGGGCTGGTCGCCGACGATGTGACGACCACCGATGACGTGCTGCGCCTGGTCGTCAGCGAGTACACGCGCGAAGCCGGTGTCCGCCAGCTCGAACGCGAGATCGGGACACTGCTGCGCAAGACCGCCGCCTCGGTGGCGACGGCAACCTCCGCCGGGCCTGTGGTGATCGACGAGGCCGCGGTGCGGCGCGCGTTGGGCCGCCAGAAGGTATTCCACGAAGTGGCCGCGCGCACCGCGACCCCGGGCGTGGCCACGGGCCTGGCGGTCACCGGCGTCGGCGGCGACGTCTTGTTCGTCGAGGCCGCCTCAATGGCCGGCTCCGGCGGGCTCGTGCTCACCGGCCAGTTGGGCGACGTGATGAAGGAATCGGCGCGGATCGCGCTGACCTACGTGCGCAGCCATGCCGCGCCGCTGGACATCCCGGACGACGCCTTCTTCGGCAAGGAGTTCCACCTCCACGTGCCGGCCGGCGCCGTGCCGAAGGACGGCCCCAGTGCCGGCGTCACCATGGTCACGGCGCTGGCGTCGCTCCTGACCGGCCGGCCGGTCAAGAGCACGGTCGGCATGACCGGCGAGGTCACGCTGCAAGGCCGCGTGCTGCCGATTGGCGGCCTGAAGCAGAAGGTGCTGGCGGCGCACGCCGCGGGGCTGACCGAGGTGATCCTGCCGTCGCGCAACGCGCCCGACCTGGCTGATGTGCCGGCCGATGTCCGCGACCAGATGCGCTTCCACGCGGTGAGCACCATCGACGAGGTGTTGGCCCTGGCGCTCGAGCCGGCCGTGCTGGCGCAAGCCGCCTGA
- a CDS encoding ATP-binding protein, translating into MNSVARRVVGVRTGRSATTVMTGAADLIEREWSVDDCQVRSLVDDLRRSDDRTRFALGVARTGIWEAELITGQMEWSETMPLVMGCAAADCGGTIEGLRALVHPDDRDKLSRIIHGNFDDLRDFQVDVRVPWPNGAIHWVQLRGRIRQVDPMSIQLLGVAQDITEYKELELQLRQAQKMEAMGRLAGGVAHDFNNILTAILGYAVLIEGDPIDEVQTRSHAAQITKAANRAATLSRQLLAFSRRQVIERRVVCVADIVTDLLPMLGKILSEQIRVEREFATPLHTVFADRGQLEQIVLNLAINARDAMPNGGELRIKVSNAALDEGAARRFKLTRGDYVLLAVSDTGTGMDSGTCGRIFEPFFTTKDADHGTGLGLATVYEIVKSIGGGIRVASTPGEGTTFRVLLPKSHAATVAEHQEPPTIEAVIGGGETVLLVEDEESVRTLATSILQRNGYVVLTAAEAGPARRLASESDVPIHLVLTDVMMPDGTGPELVAGLCTKFGRPRALYMSGYAGAVLARQGRLAVDSAFLQKPFTGTQLLSRVRQILDAPAT; encoded by the coding sequence ATGAACAGCGTTGCCAGGCGTGTTGTCGGCGTTCGGACGGGCCGATCGGCGACGACCGTCATGACGGGCGCCGCCGACCTGATCGAACGCGAGTGGTCGGTCGACGATTGCCAGGTGCGCAGCCTGGTGGACGACCTCCGCAGAAGCGACGACCGCACGCGGTTCGCGTTGGGGGTGGCGCGGACCGGCATTTGGGAGGCCGAGCTCATCACCGGCCAGATGGAATGGTCCGAGACCATGCCTCTGGTGATGGGCTGCGCCGCGGCGGACTGCGGTGGGACCATCGAAGGGCTCAGGGCGCTGGTGCACCCCGACGATCGCGACAAGCTGTCGCGGATCATCCACGGCAACTTCGACGACCTTCGCGATTTCCAGGTCGACGTCCGCGTGCCCTGGCCGAACGGCGCGATCCACTGGGTGCAGTTGCGCGGGCGCATCCGGCAGGTCGACCCGATGTCGATTCAGCTGCTGGGCGTCGCACAGGACATCACCGAGTACAAGGAACTGGAACTGCAGCTGCGGCAGGCACAGAAAATGGAGGCCATGGGCCGGCTGGCCGGCGGCGTCGCCCACGACTTCAATAACATCCTGACGGCAATTCTCGGCTACGCCGTGCTGATCGAGGGCGACCCGATCGACGAGGTGCAGACCCGTTCACATGCCGCCCAGATCACGAAGGCAGCCAATCGCGCCGCGACCCTGTCACGGCAGCTGCTGGCGTTCAGCCGCCGCCAGGTCATCGAGCGCCGGGTGGTGTGCGTAGCCGACATCGTGACCGACCTGCTGCCAATGCTTGGAAAGATTCTGAGTGAACAGATCCGGGTCGAGCGCGAATTCGCGACGCCGCTGCACACGGTGTTCGCCGATCGCGGTCAGCTCGAACAGATCGTGCTCAACCTGGCGATCAACGCCCGCGACGCCATGCCGAACGGCGGTGAGTTGAGAATCAAGGTGAGCAACGCCGCGCTGGATGAGGGGGCCGCCCGCCGGTTCAAGCTGACTCGCGGCGACTATGTGCTCCTCGCCGTCAGCGACACCGGGACCGGCATGGATTCAGGAACCTGCGGCCGCATCTTCGAGCCGTTCTTCACCACCAAGGATGCCGACCATGGCACCGGTCTCGGCCTGGCCACCGTCTACGAGATCGTCAAGTCGATCGGCGGCGGCATTCGCGTGGCCAGCACGCCCGGCGAGGGCACGACCTTCCGGGTCTTGTTGCCAAAGAGCCACGCGGCCACGGTGGCCGAGCACCAGGAGCCGCCCACGATCGAGGCGGTGATCGGCGGCGGCGAGACCGTGTTGCTGGTGGAGGACGAAGAGTCGGTGAGAACGCTGGCGACCAGTATCCTTCAGCGCAACGGCTATGTGGTGTTGACCGCTGCCGAGGCTGGTCCGGCGCGCCGGCTCGCCTCCGAGTCGGACGTGCCAATTCACCTGGTCCTGACCGATGTCATGATGCCGGACGGGACCGGACCTGAGCTCGTCGCCGGCCTGTGCACGAAGTTTGGCCGGCCGCGCGCCCTCTACATGTCTGGCTATGCCGGGGCCGTACTGGCTCGGCAGGGCCGGCTGGCGGTCGACAGCGCCTTCCTGCAGAAGCCGTTCACCGGCACGCAGCTGTTGTCGAGAGTGCGACAGATTCTGGACGCGCCCGCAACATAG
- a CDS encoding TonB-dependent receptor — protein sequence MSVPHTNARRPSVPVYRPVILAVMMSAALAGQSRAQSSINLEQATLEDLMNMEVTSASKKEQALFRAAAAVYVLTGEDIRRSGATNLPDALRLVPGLQVATIDGNKWGVSSRGFNGLWSNKLLVLVDGRSVYTPMSSGADWNLLDVMLEDVDRIEVVRGPGASVWGANAVNGVINIISKTSSATRGGVLSAASGSLAPGIASLRYGGRAGSRGHYRIFGKHSERGAMKDDLGKTAADASQLSSGGFRFDFEQNDTDHWSVLGSVAAGERGQRILEPISSYVPAAPPLIDSVETVTTSHVLARWTRKVSADSKLSAQVFWDRSSRLEAGKGDRAETLDFEFQHQFKPRRHHDVVWGAGQRFLSDHLDPTFALFLTPASSQRRLFNVFVQDEIRLPNAVVLTVGTKVERQSGAGIEIQPTARVAWLPSGRQTVWAAVSRAARTPSRLERDIHNDFMAFPDARGTLNVLGLRGNPDLRAEHTVSYEAGYRLNPRSGVSLDGAIFYQRYSDLVTVNLDVRFVTTPAPAHLAIVNQFVSGMNGESVGGELLLRWQPLSIWTLDASVDYLRASFTDIGNAPGTTAYADREPRYQARVRSQLNLPGTWQADTTWTYVARLKGIEVPAYGRLDVRVGRTVAGLTLNVTGQNLLRAQHREFGGFEGVFTSQVPRGWVASVTWAF from the coding sequence ATGTCAGTCCCCCACACGAACGCTCGCCGCCCGTCAGTGCCGGTCTATCGGCCGGTAATCCTTGCCGTCATGATGAGCGCGGCCTTGGCCGGCCAGAGTCGCGCGCAGTCCAGCATCAATCTCGAACAGGCCACCCTCGAAGACCTGATGAACATGGAAGTGACCTCGGCGTCGAAGAAGGAACAAGCGCTGTTCCGCGCCGCCGCCGCGGTCTACGTCCTCACCGGCGAAGACATTCGCCGTTCGGGCGCGACGAACCTGCCCGACGCGCTGCGGCTGGTTCCCGGGCTGCAGGTGGCCACCATCGATGGCAACAAGTGGGGGGTCAGCTCGCGCGGGTTCAACGGCCTGTGGTCCAACAAGTTGCTGGTGCTGGTGGACGGCCGCAGCGTCTACACGCCGATGTCATCGGGCGCCGACTGGAACCTGCTCGACGTGATGCTCGAGGACGTGGACCGCATCGAGGTGGTGCGCGGTCCCGGCGCGTCGGTGTGGGGCGCCAATGCGGTCAATGGCGTCATCAATATCATCAGCAAGACCTCTTCGGCGACCCGGGGCGGCGTGCTGTCGGCAGCCAGCGGCTCGCTGGCACCGGGAATTGCGTCGCTGCGGTACGGCGGCCGGGCCGGCAGCCGCGGGCACTACCGCATCTTCGGCAAGCACTCCGAGCGGGGTGCGATGAAGGATGACCTCGGGAAGACTGCGGCGGACGCGTCCCAGCTGAGCTCCGGGGGCTTTCGCTTCGACTTCGAGCAGAACGATACCGACCACTGGAGCGTGCTGGGCTCGGTGGCGGCCGGCGAGAGGGGCCAGCGAATCCTCGAGCCCATCAGCAGCTACGTGCCAGCCGCCCCGCCGCTCATCGACAGCGTCGAGACGGTCACGACGAGCCACGTGCTGGCCCGGTGGACGCGGAAGGTGTCGGCCGACAGCAAGCTGTCCGCGCAGGTGTTCTGGGACCGCAGCTCCCGCCTCGAGGCCGGCAAGGGTGACCGGGCGGAGACCCTCGACTTCGAGTTCCAGCACCAGTTCAAGCCCCGCCGCCATCACGATGTCGTGTGGGGCGCCGGCCAGAGGTTCTTGTCCGATCACCTGGACCCGACGTTCGCCTTGTTCTTAACTCCGGCGAGCAGCCAGCGCCGCCTGTTCAACGTGTTCGTCCAGGACGAAATCCGGCTGCCCAACGCGGTCGTCCTGACGGTCGGCACCAAGGTCGAGCGGCAGAGCGGCGCCGGCATCGAAATTCAGCCGACCGCGCGGGTCGCGTGGCTGCCCTCGGGACGGCAAACCGTCTGGGCCGCCGTCTCGCGCGCCGCGCGCACGCCGTCGCGCCTCGAGCGCGACATCCACAACGATTTCATGGCGTTCCCCGACGCCCGCGGAACACTCAACGTTCTGGGCTTGCGAGGGAATCCCGATCTGCGGGCCGAGCACACGGTCTCGTACGAGGCGGGCTACCGCCTCAATCCACGCTCCGGCGTCTCGCTCGACGGCGCCATCTTCTACCAGCGCTACAGCGACCTCGTCACTGTGAACCTCGACGTGCGGTTCGTGACCACGCCGGCGCCGGCTCACCTGGCGATCGTCAATCAGTTCGTCAGCGGGATGAACGGCGAGAGCGTCGGCGGGGAACTACTCCTCCGCTGGCAGCCGCTCAGCATCTGGACCCTCGACGCGAGCGTCGACTACCTGCGGGCGAGTTTCACGGACATCGGCAACGCGCCCGGGACCACCGCATACGCCGATCGCGAGCCCCGCTACCAGGCACGGGTCCGCTCGCAGCTGAACCTGCCGGGGACATGGCAAGCCGATACCACCTGGACCTACGTGGCACGGCTCAAGGGCATTGAAGTGCCTGCATACGGGCGGCTCGACGTGCGTGTGGGCCGGACCGTCGCCGGCCTGACGCTCAACGTCACCGGCCAGAACCTGCTGCGGGCGCAACATCGCGAGTTTGGCGGGTTCGAGGGTGTCTTTACCAGCCAGGTGCCGCGCGGCTGGGTCGCGAGCGTCACGTGGGCCTTCTAG
- a CDS encoding YfiR family protein, producing the protein MGLLVHRRPAAGRAPCRGPTYALACLLLIGQAAGWPAAAAEQGATGADVKAAFLLNFVKFVEWPAAPSGEFVIGVLGDDAVADALRDLAKGKAVGGRPLVARRVLLKDHLAGLQVLFIGASESARLGDVLQRTSGGHVLTVSDLDRFSLQGGVIEFRSERDRVRFDIALGQAERSGLIINSKLLALAKTVHHATKSPGASR; encoded by the coding sequence GTGGGCCTTCTAGTCCACCGCCGGCCCGCGGCCGGTCGAGCGCCCTGCCGCGGGCCGACCTACGCGCTCGCGTGCCTGCTGCTCATCGGCCAGGCCGCGGGGTGGCCGGCCGCCGCCGCGGAGCAGGGCGCGACCGGCGCCGACGTCAAGGCCGCCTTCCTGCTGAACTTCGTGAAGTTCGTCGAGTGGCCCGCGGCGCCATCGGGCGAGTTCGTCATCGGCGTGCTCGGTGACGATGCCGTGGCCGATGCGTTGCGCGACCTCGCGAAGGGCAAGGCGGTTGGCGGGCGCCCGCTCGTGGCCCGCCGCGTGCTGCTCAAGGACCACCTGGCCGGGTTGCAGGTGCTGTTCATCGGCGCGTCAGAAAGCGCGCGCCTGGGCGACGTGCTGCAGCGCACGAGCGGCGGCCACGTGCTGACCGTGTCGGACCTCGACCGGTTCAGCCTGCAGGGCGGCGTCATCGAGTTCCGGTCGGAACGCGATCGCGTCCGCTTCGACATCGCTCTGGGCCAGGCCGAGCGGTCGGGCCTGATCATCAACTCCAAGCTCCTCGCCCTCGCGAAGACCGTTCACCATGCGACCAAGTCCCCCGGAGCATCGCGATGA
- a CDS encoding response regulator, translating into MTHYSIRTKLILISMCTTATALLLASLAFVSYDYLTFREQQLNGMRTLANMLGAGTTAALTFEDRKAASETLATLATHRDVKRAMLFAPDGSTFAAYHREQGAVADFGTSGNLPAQKTGTEITWTGLAVFQPVVFERDTIGGVYLESDRNESDARLRRFAGITLLFLLLSMLVAFLVTAWLQRLISGPILSLAKAAEQISRAKDYSIRVAHHSRDEVGALVTGFNHMLQQIEERDGQLERHKANLEADIADRTSDLVALNHQLTSAKDRAEEASRAKSEFLANMSHEIRTPMNGIIGMTELALDTDLDGEQREQLGLVKSSAESLLMIVNDILDYSKIEAGRMELDHTDFSLRETLDEAVTSLAVRAHQKGLELLCDVAADVPDALTGDAGRLRQVLINLLGNAVKFTERGEVVVAITNDGWSEGKALLHLAVSDTGIGIPADKQALVFEAFSQADGSTTRRFGGTGLGLTICAKLVALMGGRIWVDSAPGQGSTFHFTVEVALQRIQAARPAASELVGLAVLVVDDNATNRHIFERTLLKWGMVPTLVDGGETAVAAVRAAHDRSQPFDIVLLDVQMPGVDGFATAERLRAGAGAIAPTIMMLTSADSMGDAARCRAIGVDCYLVKPVRQAALRDAMLRSINTAPAHAGAAPADQTWARNRTPRRILLAEDNLVNQRVAIGILQKAGHTVVLANNGREALDALAAATCDVVLMDMQMPEMGGVEAMGLIRERERTTGAHLPIIALTAHAMKGDREKCLAAGADAYQAKPLSARDLLDEIDTITATRVAPTIPANAAVTSPNDRSAILRSLIACVGDDGDLQRAVVTLFREEAPKQLEALRVALAEAETNAVQMAAHALRGAAANFGTSDLVDSLLEIELAGRAGDLPAARATFARTEAEAARLLALLPGSQDLACAS; encoded by the coding sequence ATGACTCATTACTCCATCAGGACCAAGCTGATCCTGATCAGCATGTGCACCACGGCGACGGCCCTCCTGCTGGCCAGCCTCGCGTTTGTCAGCTACGACTACCTGACCTTCCGCGAGCAGCAACTGAACGGCATGCGGACGCTGGCCAACATGCTGGGCGCTGGCACCACGGCCGCCCTGACCTTCGAAGATCGCAAGGCGGCAAGCGAGACGCTCGCGACGCTGGCGACCCACCGTGACGTCAAGCGGGCCATGCTGTTCGCGCCGGACGGCAGCACCTTCGCGGCCTACCATCGGGAACAAGGCGCCGTCGCCGACTTCGGAACGTCCGGCAACCTGCCTGCCCAGAAGACCGGCACCGAGATCACCTGGACCGGTCTGGCAGTGTTCCAGCCGGTGGTCTTCGAGCGCGACACCATCGGCGGGGTCTACCTGGAATCGGACCGCAATGAAAGCGACGCCCGCCTGCGCCGTTTCGCCGGCATCACATTGCTGTTCCTGCTGCTGTCGATGCTGGTCGCCTTCCTGGTGACGGCCTGGCTGCAGCGACTGATCTCGGGGCCGATCTTGTCGCTGGCCAAGGCTGCCGAACAGATCTCGCGGGCGAAGGACTACTCCATTCGAGTCGCCCACCATAGCCGCGACGAGGTCGGCGCACTGGTGACCGGCTTCAACCACATGCTCCAGCAAATCGAGGAGCGCGACGGGCAGTTGGAGCGTCACAAGGCCAATCTCGAGGCCGACATTGCCGATCGCACCTCCGACCTGGTGGCCCTCAACCACCAGCTGACCAGCGCCAAGGACCGCGCCGAAGAAGCCAGCCGCGCCAAGAGCGAGTTCCTGGCCAACATGAGCCACGAGATCCGGACGCCGATGAACGGCATCATCGGCATGACCGAGCTGGCCCTCGACACCGACCTCGATGGCGAGCAGCGCGAGCAGCTCGGCCTGGTCAAGAGCTCGGCCGAGTCGCTGCTGATGATCGTGAACGACATTCTTGATTACTCGAAGATCGAGGCCGGGCGCATGGAACTGGACCACACGGACTTCTCGCTGCGCGAGACCCTGGACGAGGCCGTCACCTCGCTGGCGGTGCGGGCGCACCAGAAAGGCCTCGAGCTGCTGTGCGACGTGGCCGCTGACGTGCCCGACGCGCTCACCGGCGATGCCGGCCGCCTGCGCCAGGTGCTGATCAACCTGCTCGGTAACGCGGTCAAATTCACCGAGCGTGGCGAGGTCGTGGTCGCGATCACCAACGACGGCTGGAGCGAGGGCAAGGCGCTGCTGCACCTGGCCGTCTCGGACACCGGCATCGGCATCCCCGCCGACAAGCAGGCGCTGGTCTTCGAAGCGTTCAGCCAGGCCGACGGGTCGACGACCCGCCGCTTCGGCGGCACCGGCCTGGGCCTGACGATCTGCGCCAAGCTCGTCGCCCTGATGGGCGGACGCATCTGGGTCGACAGCGCCCCCGGCCAGGGATCGACGTTCCACTTCACGGTCGAGGTCGCGCTCCAGCGCATCCAGGCCGCGCGCCCGGCCGCGTCGGAACTGGTGGGCCTGGCGGTGCTGGTGGTCGACGACAACGCCACCAATCGCCACATCTTCGAGCGCACGCTGCTCAAGTGGGGCATGGTGCCGACCCTGGTCGATGGCGGTGAGACGGCGGTAGCCGCGGTCCGCGCCGCGCACGACCGCAGCCAGCCATTCGACATCGTGCTGCTCGACGTCCAGATGCCCGGCGTCGATGGATTCGCCACGGCCGAACGGCTGCGGGCCGGCGCCGGCGCGATTGCCCCGACGATCATGATGCTGACGTCGGCCGATTCCATGGGGGACGCGGCCCGGTGCCGCGCCATCGGCGTCGACTGTTACCTGGTCAAACCGGTGCGGCAGGCGGCACTGCGCGACGCGATGCTCCGCTCGATCAACACGGCGCCGGCCCACGCCGGAGCGGCGCCCGCCGATCAGACGTGGGCCCGCAATCGCACCCCGCGCCGAATCCTGCTGGCGGAGGACAATCTCGTCAACCAGCGGGTCGCGATCGGCATCCTGCAGAAAGCCGGCCACACCGTGGTGCTGGCCAACAACGGCCGCGAAGCCCTCGACGCGCTGGCGGCGGCCACCTGCGACGTGGTTCTCATGGACATGCAGATGCCCGAGATGGGCGGCGTCGAGGCCATGGGCCTGATTCGTGAGCGCGAGCGAACGACCGGAGCGCACCTGCCGATCATCGCCCTGACGGCGCACGCCATGAAAGGCGACCGCGAGAAGTGCCTGGCGGCCGGCGCTGACGCCTACCAGGCCAAGCCGCTGTCGGCGAGAGACCTGCTTGATGAGATCGACACCATCACCGCGACCCGGGTCGCACCGACGATCCCCGCCAACGCGGCGGTGACCAGCCCGAACGACCGGTCTGCGATCCTGCGCAGCCTGATCGCCTGTGTCGGCGATGACGGCGATCTGCAGAGAGCGGTGGTCACCCTCTTCCGTGAGGAAGCCCCCAAGCAACTGGAGGCCCTTCGTGTCGCGCTGGCCGAAGCGGAGACCAATGCCGTGCAGATGGCCGCTCACGCGCTGCGTGGCGCGGCGGCCAATTTCGGGACGAGCGACCTGGTCGACTCGCTTCTGGAGATCGAGCTCGCCGGCAGGGCCGGCGACCTTCCCGCGGCCCGCGCCACCTTCGCGCGGACCGAGGCTGAAGCCGCCAGGCTGCTGGCGCTACTGCCAGGCAGCCAGGATCTCGCATGCGCATCCTAG
- a CDS encoding response regulator: protein MRILVADDDPVTTHRRRTLAEAWGYTVMTAPDGLTALARERDGGS from the coding sequence ATGCGCATCCTAGTGGCCGACGACGACCCGGTGACAACCCATCGCCGGCGAACACTGGCGGAGGCATGGGGGTACACGGTGATGACCGCACCCGACGGGCTCACGGCGCTCGCCCGCGAGCGCGATGGCGGCTCCTAA